A genome region from Bdellovibrionales bacterium includes the following:
- a CDS encoding ImmA/IrrE family metallo-endopeptidase, with protein sequence MFNSSRLVVARKRRGLSKKHLSEAIGISDRILLSYEKGDSKPSEETLRLLVKELNFPEGFFLGPDIPEVAPQSASFRALTTLPAFKRDSALAAGELATLINEWMSERFNLPQASLPDLRGYDPEAAAEALRAEWGLGQGPIKNMIHLLESRGARIFSLPSKDSEVDAFCFWRGKTPFILLNVTKTAERSRFDAAHELGHLVLHQHGKPQGRDAELEADRFASAFLMPRASVLALGSRFITLDQMIKIKKNWNVSVAALNHRLHSVQMLSDWLYRKFCIEISTRGYRKSEPNGIAQEIPQIFPKVFAALKEAGINRNDLSRDLNIHTDELSSLMFSLLMTAIPGGRPTGSTKTPSANLRLV encoded by the coding sequence ATGTTTAATTCTTCCAGACTGGTTGTTGCCAGAAAAAGGCGTGGGCTTTCAAAGAAGCACTTATCCGAAGCTATTGGGATAAGTGATCGGATCCTATTGTCTTACGAAAAGGGTGACTCAAAACCATCTGAAGAAACGCTTCGCCTTCTTGTGAAAGAGTTGAACTTCCCCGAAGGATTTTTTCTCGGCCCTGACATTCCCGAAGTTGCTCCACAAAGTGCGAGCTTCAGGGCGCTGACAACTCTACCTGCGTTCAAAAGAGACTCTGCGCTTGCGGCGGGAGAGCTTGCCACTCTAATAAACGAGTGGATGTCAGAACGATTTAATCTACCGCAAGCATCACTCCCTGATCTTCGTGGATATGATCCAGAGGCGGCAGCAGAGGCTCTCCGTGCAGAGTGGGGACTCGGACAGGGACCAATAAAGAACATGATCCACCTGCTTGAATCTCGTGGCGCACGAATCTTTTCTCTTCCCTCAAAAGATTCTGAGGTGGATGCATTTTGTTTTTGGAGAGGCAAAACTCCATTTATTTTATTGAATGTCACTAAGACCGCCGAGCGAAGCCGATTTGACGCTGCTCACGAACTTGGTCACCTTGTGTTGCACCAACATGGCAAACCACAAGGCCGCGACGCTGAGCTAGAGGCTGACCGCTTTGCCTCAGCATTTCTAATGCCGAGGGCAAGTGTGCTTGCGCTTGGGAGCAGATTCATAACTCTCGATCAAATGATCAAAATAAAAAAGAATTGGAATGTTTCTGTGGCGGCACTCAATCACCGACTCCATTCGGTGCAAATGTTGTCAGACTGGTTGTACCGAAAGTTTTGTATTGAGATTTCAACCCGTGGGTATCGAAAGTCGGAGCCGAACGGAATTGCTCAGGAGATTCCGCAAATCTTCCCAAAGGTGTTTGCTGCCTTGAAAGAGGCCGGTATCAACAGAAACGACCTCTCTCGTGATCTCAACATCCACACCGATGAACTGAGCTCTCTGATGTTCAGCCTTTTGATGACTGCCATTCCCGGCGGACGGCCAACGGGCTCAACCAAAACACCATCGGCAAATTTACGGCTGGTCTAG